The following proteins come from a genomic window of Sorghum bicolor cultivar BTx623 chromosome 3, Sorghum_bicolor_NCBIv3, whole genome shotgun sequence:
- the LOC110434070 gene encoding probable NADPH:quinone oxidoreductase 1 produces the protein MEAAAASARVLRVAAICGSLRKASFNRGLLRAAAEVCEDSIPGLRVDELDISDLPLINTDLETGGGTGFPPAVEAFRAKVCQADCFLFGAPEYNYSIATPLKNALDWASRGKNCWADKPAAIVSAGGGFGGGRSQYHLRQVGVFLDLHFINKPELCVQAFQQPPKFDSDGNLIDAEIRERLKQVLLSLQAFTLRLQKD, from the exons ATGGAAGCCGCGGCGGCGTCAGCGAGAGTCCTGCGCGTGGCCGCCATCTGCGGCTCCCTCCGCAAGGCCTCCTTCAACCGCGGCCTCCTCCGCGCCG CCGCGGAGGTGTGCGAGGACTCCATCCCGGGGCTCCGCGTCGACGAGCTCGACATCTCCGACCTGCCCTTGATCAACACCGACCTCGAGACCGGCGGCGGCACTGGCTTCCCGCCCGCCGTCGAGGCCTTCCGCGCCAAGGTCTGCCAGGCCGACTGCTTCCTCTTCGGCGCGCCCGAGTACAACTACTCCATCGCCA CCCCCCTGAAGAATGCACTTGACTGGGCTTCTAGAGGAAAGAACTGTTGGGCAGACAAACCCGCTGCAATTGTGAGTGCAGGCGGTGGCTTTGGAGGAGGGAGGTCACAGTACCATCTCCGTCAGGTTGGAGTATTCTTggatcttcatttcatcaacaaGCCAGAACTGTGCGTCCAAGCATTTCAGCAACCACCCAAGTTTGACAGCGATGGAAatctgattgatgctgaaatcaGAGAGCGGCTCAAGCAAGTGCTCTTATCCCTTCAGGCCTTCACACTCAGGCTCCAGAAGGACTGA
- the LOC8062335 gene encoding AT-hook motif nuclear-localized protein 17, protein MAKSGRWYRVRLDVVSACFESREHGQKINGGDHAVQLEAAQSEAISLLLPYQQPLFFHCTCTSVFRFVQQAGDRSDMAGEEASGGAGLMEPAPAPARALMPVTARKPRGRPLGSKNKPKPPVVVTRESDAAMRPVVLELAAGCDVVSAVAAFARRRRVGVSVLCGRGAVAAVTLRLAAAEDTASAVTLHGRFEVLALSGTVLPSYSPSLAPAFSVSLAGLGGQVIGGTLAGEMTAADGVVVVAAVFRTAEVHRLPAAGAEDGDGDGGREEGRQLQVAASGADAAGLGGYGGGGHVGQHAEQLPEMGLWGQQPTPTRGPVHPLQNRF, encoded by the exons ATGGCGAAAAGCGGCCGCTGGTACCGCGTCCGATTGGACGTCGTCTCAGCATGCTTCGAGAGTCGTGAGCACGGGCAAAAGATCAACGGTGGAGATCACGCAGTGCAGCTGGAAGCAGCGC AATCTGAAGCTATTTCACTGTTGCTACCGTACCAGCAGCCACTCTTCTTCCACTGCACCTGTACGAGTGTGTTTCGTTTCGTACAGCAGGCCGGCGATCGGTCCGACATGGCCGGCGAGGAGGCGTCCGGCGGCGCCGGGCTGATggagccggcgccggcgccggcgcgggcgCTGATGCCCGTGACGGCGAGGAAGCCGCGCGGGCGGCCGCTGGGGTCCAAGAACAAGCCGAAGCCACCGGTGGTGGTGACGCGGGAGAGCGATGCGGCGATGCGGCCCGTGGTGCTGGAGCTGGCGGCGGGGTGCGACGTGGTGTCCGCGGTGGCGGCgttcgcgcgccgccgccgcgtgggCGTGTCCGTGCTCTGCGGGCgcggcgccgtcgccgccgtcacGCTGCGCCTTGCGGCGGCGGAGGATACCGCCTCCGCGGTGACGCTGCACGGGCGGTTCGAGGTGCTGGCGCTCTCCGGGACCGTGCTGCCGTCGTATTCGCCGTCGTTGGCGCCGGCGTTCTCGGTGTCGCTGGCAGGCCTGGGCGGGCAGGTGATCGGCGGGACCCTGGCCGGGGAGATGACCGCGGCGGACGGGGTGGTCGTGGTGGCCGCCGTGTTCAGGACCGCCGAAGTGCACCGGCTGCCCGCTGCTGGCGCAGAGGATGGGGACGGCGACGGTGGTAGGGAGGAGGGGAGGCAGCTGCAGGTGGCGGCCAGCGGCGCCGATGCTGCGGGACTGGGTggctacggcggcggcggccacgtgGGCCAGCACGCGGAGCAGCTGCCTGAGATGGGTCTGTGGGGCCAGCAGCCGACGCCCACTCGCGGACCGGTCCATCCTCTGCAAAACCGCTTCTAG
- the LOC8077368 gene encoding uncharacterized protein LOC8077368, with translation MGNGLSFSPSCLHLPAAAAPTAVRLVYWGGLSRQLVITGGGGGDVTAGDVAAELPAPTAGYAVCPADAFFVGLPIPAMSPGEELLPGRTYFVLPAARLPCLKALTPATLAALSYGDGGSNGNGNGNGKRKQPLFAVAGPCPFEHVKGADGAAPLIRVLPEFIEKLITCDAAGGRGANSKAKDKDAELCSTPELKRHYAQLVGTGRSRPWSPRLETISERNRSRWMTAAARTMLSSR, from the coding sequence ATGGGGAACGGACTCTCCTTCTCCCCGTCGTGCCTGCacctgccggcggcggcggcgcccacgGCGGTGCGGCTGGTGTACTGGGGCGGTCTGTCGAGGCAGCTGGTGAtcacgggcggcggcggcggcgacgtcaCGGCCGGGGACGTCGCGGCGGAGCTCCCGGCGCCGACCGCGGGCTACGCCGTGTGCCCCGCCGACGCCTTCTTCGTCGGCCTCCCGATCCCGGCCATGTCTCCGGGCGAGGAGCTCCTTCCCGGCAGGACCTACTTCGTGCTCCCCGCCGCGCGCCTCCCCTGCCTCAAGGCGCTCACGCCCGCTACGCTCGCCGCGCTGTCGTACGGCGACGGCGGCagcaatggcaatggcaatggcaatggcaagAGGAAGCAGCCCTTGTTTGCGGTGGCGGGCCCGTGCCCGTTCGAGCACGTCAAGGGCGCCGACGGCGCCGCGCCCCTCATCAGGGTCCTCCCGGAGTTCATCGAGAAGCTCATCACCTGCGACGCAGCAGGTGGCCGCGGCGCCAACTCAAAAGCCAAGGACAAGGACGCGGAGCTGTGCAGCACGCCCGAGCTGAAGCGGCATTACGCGCAGCTCGTCGGGACCGGCAGGAGCCGCCCCTGGTCGCCCAGGCTGGAGACCATCTCCGAGCGCAATAGGAGCCGCTggatgacggcggcggcgaggaccaTGCTGTCCTCGCGCTAG
- the LOC8062334 gene encoding uncharacterized protein LOC8062334: MPLPLAAQSALVAAAVAIATATVLLLVPWTPTPRDRFADMVLANATIYTADPARPFADAMAVRDGRVLRVGTYESVKELNGRHTHELSLSGNVVLPGFIDSHVHFIDGGFQLARVPLRGIRNKDDFIGRVEEAVRDKHPGQWILGGGWNNDFWGGDLPAAAWLDDMSPDNPVWLSRMDGHMGVANSLAMKIAGIDKNTDDPIGGTIMRTTGGEPTGLLVDTAMKLIFDVIEKVSNHERREALLRASKHALMRGVTTVVDVGSYFPGTSTEKTWQDFADIYEWAHSMEKMIMRVCLFFPMPTWSRVSDLIDEHGRSLSQWIHLGGVKAFLDGSLGSSSALFHEPYEGDPGNYGLQVTDLDSLLNRTLESDKSGLQVAIHAIGDKANDLLLDMIDKVVDLNGVKDRRFRIEHAQHLAPGAANRFGKHGIIASVQPDHLLDDANSAGNKIGVERAERSSYTFRSLLDGGAQLAFGSDWPVSDINPLQAIRTAMFRKPPGWEVPWIPAERLTLDESLKAHTMSAAYACFLDHAVGSLSEGKYADFVVLPSTSWDEFSNDVPGQVLATYVSGRQAYP, from the exons ATGCCATTGCCATTGGCGGCCCAGAGCGCTCTCGTCGCGGCAGCCGTCGCCATAGCCACGGCCaccgtcctcctcctcgtcccat GGACGCCAACGCCGCGGGACCGCTTCGCCGACATGGTGCTGGCCAACGCCACCATCTACACCGCCGACCCCGCCCGCCCCTTCGCCGACGCCATGGCCGTCCGCGACGGCCGCGTGCTCCGCGTCGGGACCTACGAGTCCGTCAAG GAGCTCAACGGCCGCCACACGCATGAGCTGAGTCTCAGTGGGAACGTGGTACTGCCAGGGTTCATCGACTCCCATGTCCACTTCATCGATGGTGGATTCCAG CTAGCGAGGGTGCCACTTCGAGGGATCAGAAACAAAGATGACTTCATTGGCAGAGTCGAGGAAGCTGTCAGAG ATAAACATCCTGGGCAGTGGATTTTAGGAGGAGGTTGGAACAATGATTTTTGGGGAGGTGACCTCCCTGCTGCTGCTTGGCTGGATGATATGTCACCTGATAATCCA GTCTGGCTCTCTCGTATGGATGGTCATATGGGAGTAGCCAACTCATTAGCTATGAAGATTGCTGGGATTGACAAAAACACAGACGATCCAATTGGTGGAACAATCATGCGAACAACCGGAGGAG AGCCTACTGGTCTTCTAGTTGATACTGCTATGAAGCTTATATTTGATGTCATTGAAAAAGTTTCTAACCATGAAAGAAGAGAGGCTCTTCTTAGAGCAAGTAAACATGCCCTAATGAGGGGAGTGACTACTGTTGTTGATGTTGGAAGTTACTTCCCTGGGACCTCAACAGAGAAAACATGGCAAGATTTTGCAG ACATCTATGAATGGGCTCACTCAATGGAAAAAATGATTATGAGAGTATGCTTATTCTTTCCAATGCCCACATGGTCTCGTGTTTCT GATCTTATTGATGAACATGGTCGATCACTAAGTCAGTGGATCCATCTAGGTGGTGTTAAAGCTTTTCTTGATGGTTCTCTGGGTTCTTCAAGCGCATTGTTCCATGAG CCTTACGAGGGTGATCCTGGTAATTATGGTCTGCAAGTGACAGATTTGGACAGCCTACTTAATAGAACACTAGAATCTGATAAATCTGGACTCCag GTTGCCATACATGCAATTGGGGATaaagctaatgacttgctactgGATATGATTGACAAGGTTGTTGATTTAAATGGAGTGAAGGACCGTAGATTCCGG ATTGAGCATGCCCAACATCTGGCTCCAGGTGCAGCAAATCGCTTTGGCAAGCATGGTATCATTGCATCCGTGCAG CCAGATCATCTATTAGATGACGCCAACTCAGCTGGAAACAAGATTGGGGTGGAACGGGCTGAACGAAGCTCCTACACATTTCGATCACTGTTAGATGGCGGTGCACAGCTAGCTTTTGGCTCTGATTGGCCT GTTTCAGACATCAACCCTCTACAAGCTATCCGAACCGCAATGTTCCGTAAGCCTCCTGGGTGGGAGGTCCCCTGGATCCCTGCAGAGCGCTTGACCCTAGATGAATCACTGAAAGC GCATACGATGTCTGCTGCCTACGCCTGCTTCTTGGACCACGCCGTGGGCAGCCTTTCTGAAGGGAAATACgcggattttgtggtgctgcccTCTACATCGTGGGACGAATTCTCCAACGATGTGCCGGGGCAGGTCCTGGCGACGTACGTGAGCGGCAGGCAAGCCTATCCATGA
- the LOC110434161 gene encoding transcription factor bHLH101-like — protein sequence MDHQLFDDPFGSSISSLEADIFSAGGGGQLPSPPWPDLDLDDDYDIHDLSAPAANAATSSGGGYGSGGSGRKLSHNAYERDRRKQLNELYSSLRSLLPDADHTKKLSIPTTVSRVLKYIPELQKQVDNLERRKKELTNANCKPGVLNTKEIVTPIVSATCLNDTEIMVQVSLHSNVAATALPLSKCIKVLENEGLLLVSSSTYSTFENKTFYSLHLQRSQRTMKEQCPGFCDELEKIVRKKAGA from the exons ATGGACCATCAGCTGTTCGACGACCCCTTCGGGAGCAGCATCTCGTCGCTGGAGGCGGACATCTtctccgccggcggcggcggacagCTGCCGTCGCCGCCGTGGCCGGACCTCGACCTCGACGACGACTACGACATACACGACCTCTCCGCGCCGGCCGCCAACGCCGCCACCTCCTCGGGCGGCGGCTATGGCTCCGGCGGCTCCGGCAGGAAGCTCAGCCACAACGCATACGAGCGCGACCGCCGGAAGCAGCTCAACGAGCTCTACTCCTCGCTCCGATCCCTCCTCCCGGACGCTGATCACACT AAGAAGCTGAGCATCCCCACCACCGTGTCCCGAGTTCTCAAGTACATCCCGGAGCTGCAGAAGCAGGTGGATAAcctggagaggaggaagaaggagctGACCAACGCCAACTGCAAGCCGGGAGTTCTCAACACCAAAGAGATCGTAACTCCCATTGTTTCTGCTACTTGCCTTAACGACACGGAGATCATGGTTCAGGTCAGCCTGCACAGCAATGTGGCCGCCACAGCTCTCCCTCTCTCCAAGTGCATAAAGGTGCTAGAAAACGAAGGCCTTCTCCTCGTCAGCTCATCAACCTACTCCACCTTCGAGAACAAGACATTCTATAGCCTCCATCTTCAG AGAAGTCAAAGAACGATGAAGGAGCAGTGCCCAGGATTCTGCGACGAACTGGAGAAGATCGTCAGGAAGAAAGCAGGGGCGTAG
- the LOC8077369 gene encoding uncharacterized protein LOC8077369 encodes MESAARFLRSRPDEGGGGADEQSGGQLEQQQEEEEVPCVLDIFVHEARGIHNICIYGDQDVYARLALTSAPDDDGGAARATRVARGGGATPRFAERLPPLRVPRGRIAVDVLKCELWMRSCARGVLDDQLLGFALVPLAAVAAADGATIVEADFELSSTDLLHSPAGIVRLSLALRPEIPEDDACDLPAGRGADAEPSIASEVVILGPAPPVDYSRIEFTDLRVEQENDAMAVQYLPFLRTGETVLAEDCEMSASPRALGEKSSTAAASSDGSISRNAAASTASTVSEDRAVSSSADAAEKPPSLHDVDEAATAPVSRRSPDTPTSRGGEATKTDVFTSPLGDMDIDIDMEAEQSAMQRQIMEMYLKSMQQFSESLAKMQLPIELGRGDGIGSGVQKEETPDKKKVIERQQAKKDGARVFYGSRAFF; translated from the coding sequence ATGGAGTCGGCGGCGAGGTTTCTGCGCAGCCGGCCGgacgaaggcggaggaggagcagacgAGCAGAGCGGCGGCCAACtcgagcagcagcaggaggaggaggaggtcccCTGCGTGCTGGACATCTTCGTGCACGAGGCGCGGGGCATCCACAACATCTGCATCTACGGCGACCAGGACGTGTACGCAAGGCTGGCGCTGACGTCGGCgcccgacgacgacggcggcgccgcGCGGGCCACGCGCGTCGCGcggggcggcggcgccaccCCGCGCTTCGCCGAGCGCCTCCCGCCGCTGCGCGTCCCGCGCGGGAGGATCGCCGTCGACGTGCTCAAGTGCGAGCTCTGGATGCGCAGCTGCGCCAGGGGCGTCCTGGACGACCAGCTCCTCGGCTTCGCGCTCGTgccgctcgccgccgtcgccgcggctGACGGCGCTACGATCGTCGAGGCCGACTTCGAGCTCTCGTCCACCGACCTCCTCCACTCGCCCGCCGGCATCGTGCGCCTCTCGCTCGCCCTCCGCCCGGAGATCCCCGAAGACGACGCATGCGACCTGCCGGCGGGTCGCGGCGCCGACGCCGAGCCGTCCATCGCGTCGGAAGTTGTCATCCTCGGCCCCGCGCCGCCCGTGGACTACTCGAGGATCGAGTTCACGGACCTTAGAGTGGAGCAGGAGAACGACGCCATGGCTGTGCAGTACCTGCCGTTCCTGCGCACCGGGGAGACCGTGCTGGCGGAGGACTGCGAGATGAGCGCGAGCCCGCGCGCGCTCGGAGAGAAGTCATCGACGGCGGCAGCGTCCTCGGACGGCAGCATCAGCAGGAACGCCGCCGCCTCGACGGCCAGCACGGTCAGCGAGGACAGGGCCGTCTCTTCTTCTGCCGATGCGGCAGAGAAGCCGCCGTCGCTGCACGACGTCGACGAGGCCGCCACGGCGCCCGTGTCCCGCCGCTCGCCGGACACGCCGACGTCGCGCGGCGGGGAGGCCACCAAGACCGACGTGTTCACGTCGCCGCTCGGGGACATGGACATCGACATCGACATGGAGGCGGAGCAGAGCGCGATGCAGCGGCAGATCATGGAGATGTACCTGAAGAGCATGCAGCAGTTCAGCGAGTCGCTGGCCAAGATGCAACTGCCGATTGAGCTCGGCCGCGGCGATGGCATCGGCAGCGGCGTCCAGAAGGAAGAGACGCCCGACAAGAAGAAGGTGATCGAGCGGCAGCAGGCGAAGAAGGATGGGGCAAGGGTGTTCTATGGGAGCAGAGCTTTCTTCTGA